One genomic window of Medicago truncatula cultivar Jemalong A17 chromosome 1, MtrunA17r5.0-ANR, whole genome shotgun sequence includes the following:
- the LOC11405393 gene encoding GATA transcription factor 8: MAGTMNEIDCFNLFDNIDDIYPVDDVDTAAASLPSSAGNYNSLASIWPNESDSVFSGNSTSDLSAELPVDPFEDLLSLEWVSNIVDDSFCEESLTMKVEQQPSSSAVSKEDSGHYQFQTPSPISVLESSSSCSGGKTTGIYVPIPVPCGRARTKRPRPTAFNPRSAMQLISPTSSSVEENMQPNVISTKAMSSDFENFAESRIIVKKPKLSSGETKKKKKIKAPLPTAPADSGEQIGSLPVRKCMHCEITKTPQWRAGPMGPKTLCNACGVRYKSGRLFPEYRPAASPTFCPAVHSNSHKKVLEMRCKDSFESDSAELIPNTNVLALEYNI, from the exons ATGGCTGGAACAATGAACGAGATTGATTGCttcaacttatttgacaacattgATGACATTTACCCCGTCGACGATGTTGACACCGCTGCCGCCTCATTGCCTTCCTCCGCGGGAAACTACAACTCGTTGGCGAGTATCTGGCCGAATGAGTCTGACTCGGTTTTTTCCGGCAATAGTACTTCAGACCTCTCGGCGGAGCTCCCCGTTGATCCG TTCGAAGATCTTCTTTCATTGGAATGGGTGTCCAATATTGTGGACGATTCATTTTGTGAGGAGAGTCTCACAATGAAGGTGGAGCAGCAGCCATCATCATCAGCTGTCAGCAAGGAGGACTCTGGGCATTACCAATTTCAGACACCAAGTCCTATTTCTGTCCTTGAAAGCAGTAGTTCCTGCTCTGGTGGAAAGACCACAGGGATTTACGTCCCCATCCCCGTGCCTTGCGGACGTGCACGCACCAAGCGTCCACGCCCCACAGCCTTCAACCCTCGTTCTGCCATGCAACTCATTTCCCCTACTTCCTCTTCTGTTGAGGAGAACATGCAGCCTAATGTTATCTCCACCAAGGCGATGTCTtcagattttgaaaattttgctgAGTCCCGAATTATTGTCAAGAAACCAAAGCTCTCTTCTGGAGAAaccaagaagaaaaagaaaatcaaggcACCACTTCCTACTGCTCCTGCTGACAGTGGTGAACAGATTGGTTCACTACCTGTTAGGAAATGCATGCATTGTGAGATAACCAAGACTCCACAATGGAGGGCAGGTCCAATGGGGCCAAAAACACTCTGCAATGCTTGCGGTGTTCGGTACAAGTCTGGCCGACTTTTCCCTGAATACCGGCCTGCTGCTAGTCCAACGTTTTGTCCAGCTGTGCACTCCAATTCGCACAAAAAGGTCCTTGAAATGAGATGCAAGGATAGTTTTGAATCAGATTCGGCTGAACTCATTCCAAACACCAATGTTCTCGCCTTGGAATACAACATTTGA